From Pangasianodon hypophthalmus isolate fPanHyp1 chromosome 30, fPanHyp1.pri, whole genome shotgun sequence, a single genomic window includes:
- the LOC128317864 gene encoding tripartite motif-containing protein 16-like — protein sequence MAEASISADQFTVDQFSCPVCLDLLKDPVTLPCGHNFCKVCINGCWDQEDQKGVYSCPQCRDTFTPRPVLRRNNMLAEVVEKLKKTEVQAASPAHCYAGPGDVECDFCTGRKCKAVKSCLVCLASLCEIHLKPHLQLPALKKHTLIEASAKLQEKICSQHNKLIEIYCRTDQTCICYLCTMDNHKGHDTVTATAERAEKQSELKKEQMKSQQRIQEKQKKVQELKQAVNTIKLSAQTAVENSERIFTELISSMEKKRSEVTELIRAQEKAELSRAERLLEQVEQEIADLQRRVTELEQLSHTHDHIHFLQALASGRRSPTVIKPDFHTSSITVHQHLSFDGVRNSLSDLKKRLKEFCEEFNKIPPHAAAVQIISPQEPQSREDFLKYFCYLTLDPNTVHRKLILSEKNRAVRYSEREQQYSDHPERFASYCQVLCKESVCGRCYWEVEWSGAGVFISVSYKDISRKGPGNECVFGYNNQSWSLRCSSSSSLCFYHNNIKTDLRVPSSSRIGVYVDHSAGTLSFYSVSDTMKLLHRVHTTFTQPLYAGFRICSWFGSTSVRLCDPK from the exons ATGGCAGAAGCCAGTATTTCAGCAGATCAGTTTACAGTGGAtcagttcagctgtccagtctgtctggatctcctgaaggaTCCGGTGACTCTCCCCTGTGGTCACAAtttctgtaaggtgtgtattaatggctgctgggatcaggaggatcagaagggcgtctacagctgtcctcagtgcagagacactttcactccaaggcctgttctacgcagaaacaacatgctggctgaagtggtggagaaactgaagaagactgaagtccaagctgcttctcctgctcactgttacgctggacctggagatgtggagtgtgatttctgcaccgGGAGAAAATGCAAAGCTGTCAAGTCCTGTCTAGTGTGTCTGGCTTCTCTTTGTGAAATTCATCTTAAACCTCATCTACAACTTCCTGctttgaaaaaacacacattaattgaAGCCTCTGCAAAActacaagagaagatctgctctcaacataacaagctgattgagatctactgtcgtactgatcaaacctgcatctgttatttgtgtacGATGGATAATCACAAAGGTCACGACACCGTCACAGCCACAGCAGAAAGAgctgagaaacag AGTGAGTTAAAGaaggagcagatgaaatcccagcagagaatccaggagaagcagaagaaggtgcaggagctgaaacaggctgtgaacactataaag ctgagtgcacagacagcagtggagaacagtgagaggatctttactgagctgatcagctccatggagaaaaagcgctcggaggtgacggagctgatcagagctcaggagaaggctgaactgagtcgagctgaacgactcctggagcaagtggagcaggagattgctgatcttcagaggagagtcactgagctggagcagctttcacacacacacgatcacatccatttcctccag GCTTTAGCTTCTGGACGTCGGTCTCCCACAGTTATCAAACCAGATTTTCACACATCCAGCATCACTGTCCATCAgcatctctcatttgatggagtgaggaattctctctcagatctgaagAAGAGACTCAAGGAATTTTGTGAGGAATTTAACAAAATCCCTCCACATG ctgcagcagttcagatCATTTCACCACAAGAGCCACAGagcagagaagattttctgaaat atttctgttatctgactctggatcccaacACAGTACATCGTAAACTCATTctgtctgagaagaacagagcggtgagatacagtgagagagagcagcagtactctgatcatccagagagatttgcCTCCTACTgtcaggtgttgtgtaaggagagtgtgtgtggacgctgttactgggaggtggagtggagcgGTGCTGGTGTGTTcatatcagtctcatataaagacatcagcaggaaaggaccgggtaatgagtgtgtgtttggatacaacaatcagtcctggagtctgcggtgttcttcttcttcttctctctgtttctatcacaACAATATTAAGACTGATCTCAGagttccatcatcctccagaataggagtgtatgtggatcacagtgcaggaactctgtccttctacagcgtctctgacacgatgaagctcctccacagagtccacaccacattcactcagcctctatacgcTGGGTTTAGGATCTGCTCATGGTTTGGTTCTACATCTGTGAGATTGTGTGAtccaaaataa